One stretch of Alcaligenes aquatilis DNA includes these proteins:
- a CDS encoding helix-turn-helix domain-containing protein: protein MGARIRDERKRQGLTLLMLARLSNVSLSTLSKAERGLIGLSYEKFLAVSRALKMDLSDLFKTPRDQNESGMDILVGRASRTVTYHAHRYEYGMLASEWINKKMTPMHGRVLAGKPRDASDFSQHEGEEFIFVIEGQLTMQFQDGRRHVLQARDSIYFKSNLGHLYLCEHGESVEILVVCVNNH from the coding sequence ATGGGGGCGCGCATACGTGATGAACGCAAGCGTCAGGGCCTGACCCTGCTCATGTTGGCACGTTTATCCAATGTGTCTTTGTCCACCCTGTCCAAGGCAGAGCGCGGCCTGATTGGCCTGAGCTACGAGAAATTCCTGGCCGTCAGCCGGGCCTTGAAAATGGATTTGTCCGACCTGTTCAAGACGCCTCGTGATCAGAACGAGTCCGGCATGGACATCCTGGTGGGACGGGCTTCACGCACCGTAACCTACCATGCTCACCGCTATGAATACGGCATGCTGGCATCGGAATGGATCAACAAAAAAATGACGCCCATGCACGGGCGCGTGCTGGCCGGTAAACCGCGCGATGCCAGCGACTTCAGCCAACACGAAGGCGAAGAATTTATTTTTGTCATTGAAGGGCAGTTGACCATGCAGTTCCAGGACGGCCGCCGGCATGTACTGCAAGCGCGCGACAGCATCTACTTCAAAAGCAATCTGGGTCACCTGTATCTGTGCGAACACGGGGAAAGCGTGGAGATTCTGGTGGTTTGTGTGAACAATCACTAG
- a CDS encoding VOC family protein codes for MKFGYTIIYVPDVGQALDYFNRAFGLPTKMLHETGLYGELETGQTTLAFAGEMLAYMNYPKGHLSPHASEVPLGIEVALVCDDVPAAHAKALAEGGTELAPPQDKPWGQVVSYVQTPERIVVELCTPVK; via the coding sequence ATGAAATTTGGCTATACCATCATCTACGTTCCCGATGTCGGCCAGGCACTGGACTACTTCAACCGTGCGTTTGGTTTGCCTACCAAAATGCTGCATGAAACCGGGCTGTACGGCGAGCTGGAAACCGGCCAAACCACCTTGGCCTTTGCGGGCGAAATGCTGGCCTACATGAACTACCCAAAAGGCCATTTGTCACCGCACGCGTCAGAAGTACCGCTGGGTATCGAAGTTGCCCTGGTCTGCGATGATGTACCTGCCGCTCATGCCAAGGCACTGGCAGAAGGGGGCACAGAACTGGCGCCGCCGCAGGACAAGCCTTGGGGACAGGTGGTGTCTTATGTGCAGACGCCGGAGCGCATTGTGGTGGAGTTGTGTACGCCGGTGAAATAA
- a CDS encoding threonine ammonia-lyase translates to MTTEKVTQENVVQAHERLRPYVRQTPVFDYQTGRLDSAVNFKFEHLQASGTFKARGAFNNLLSLSEEARQQGVTCVSAGNHAVAVAYAAHQMGVKAKTVMIKTASPARVALCREYGAEIVFADNGEQAFELVRQIEKDEQKTFIHPFSTYPTVLGTATLGYEWLQQAGKLDAVLVPIGGGGLAAGVSAAVKLWQPDCVVYGIEPVGANVMALSRQAGEPQKIGAMQSIADSLMAPHTDEFSFRVCQDNIDTLVTVNDDQIRAGMHFLFNEFKMATEPACAVATAALMFPLRKHLAGQRVGVLFCGSNTDTDTFIRHITTPLAQG, encoded by the coding sequence ATGACAACAGAAAAAGTTACCCAGGAAAATGTGGTGCAGGCGCACGAGCGTTTGCGTCCCTATGTGCGCCAGACGCCCGTGTTTGATTACCAGACCGGGCGTCTGGATAGCGCCGTCAATTTCAAGTTCGAGCATTTGCAGGCCTCGGGCACCTTCAAGGCACGTGGTGCTTTCAATAACTTGCTGAGCTTGTCTGAAGAGGCTCGCCAGCAAGGGGTGACCTGCGTCTCCGCAGGCAACCACGCCGTGGCCGTGGCCTATGCTGCCCATCAAATGGGGGTGAAAGCCAAGACTGTCATGATCAAGACCGCCAGCCCGGCACGGGTAGCCTTGTGCCGTGAATATGGGGCCGAGATTGTCTTTGCAGACAATGGTGAGCAGGCGTTTGAGCTGGTGCGCCAGATTGAAAAGGATGAACAGAAAACCTTTATCCATCCGTTCAGCACCTACCCCACCGTGCTGGGAACCGCCACGCTGGGCTACGAGTGGTTGCAGCAAGCGGGCAAGCTGGATGCGGTGCTGGTGCCCATTGGTGGTGGTGGTTTGGCTGCGGGTGTCTCGGCTGCCGTTAAGCTGTGGCAGCCTGATTGCGTGGTCTATGGCATTGAGCCGGTAGGCGCGAACGTCATGGCACTAAGCCGCCAGGCAGGCGAGCCGCAAAAAATCGGTGCCATGCAGTCCATCGCAGACAGTCTGATGGCCCCCCATACCGACGAGTTCAGCTTCCGCGTGTGTCAGGACAATATCGACACGCTGGTGACCGTCAACGACGACCAGATCCGCGCTGGCATGCACTTCCTGTTCAATGAATTCAAGATGGCCACTGAACCGGCGTGCGCGGTGGCCACAGCCGCCTTGATGTTCCCTTTGCGCAAACATCTGGCCGGGCAACGAGTGGGCGTGTTGTTTTGTGGTTCCAACACGGATACCGATACCTTTATCCGCCATATCACCACGCCACTGGCGCAAGGCTAA
- a CDS encoding DUF6180 family protein, which yields MRTLNKWVLMAALIHGAGVVQAQELIPLELEAEQRSVSRLSVAQCLNTVQQTAAREGFQQHNDSTASDQLGVYIGSAPLGGGSLVVYCIDLNPSTAYIIRTKAQVTANLMSPHQLNCKITRALTVANQP from the coding sequence ATGCGCACACTCAACAAGTGGGTTTTGATGGCGGCTTTGATTCATGGCGCTGGGGTAGTACAGGCTCAAGAACTGATACCTCTGGAGCTGGAGGCAGAACAGCGTTCCGTCTCCCGTCTCAGCGTGGCCCAGTGCCTCAATACGGTTCAGCAGACAGCAGCGCGAGAGGGCTTCCAGCAGCACAATGACTCCACAGCCAGCGATCAGTTAGGCGTCTATATTGGCTCGGCTCCCTTGGGGGGCGGCTCGCTGGTGGTGTACTGCATTGATTTGAACCCCTCGACCGCCTACATCATTCGCACCAAGGCACAAGTCACCGCCAATTTGATGTCTCCGCATCAGCTCAACTGCAAAATTACGCGAGCTTTGACGGTGGCAAACCAGCCTTGA
- a CDS encoding tripartite tricarboxylate transporter substrate-binding protein, with product MKKKWAQVVLGTALALAAGMSVASKLPDTIRLVVGYPAGGTADAVARVYAEQLREKLGVNVVVDNRAGAGGQVAAQGFLRSPTDGSVLLVANNHMMTTLPLTVKTVSYDPMKDFAPVAVIAKFEHIFVVGKTTPAHTLQEYVELVRKEPEKYGHYGIPAPGSAPQFMGYSIAKKNDIQMSPVPYKGGAPLINDLLGDHIPAGVDAVGMITEHVAAGSVRVLGITGAERLPILKDVPTFAEMGYGDLKASGWMGIFAPLGMEPEMVKQFQDAFNEVAKLPRIESAIVPIGFRPESGDAQELSRIVQDDLDTWGPIIKESGYLQQ from the coding sequence ATGAAAAAGAAATGGGCGCAGGTCGTGTTGGGAACGGCCTTGGCATTGGCAGCAGGTATGTCTGTTGCCAGCAAATTGCCGGACACCATACGCTTGGTCGTGGGCTATCCGGCGGGGGGAACTGCGGATGCTGTTGCGCGGGTATATGCCGAGCAACTGCGTGAAAAGCTGGGTGTGAATGTGGTGGTGGATAACCGCGCTGGCGCAGGTGGGCAGGTTGCTGCCCAAGGTTTTTTGCGCTCGCCTACGGATGGTTCGGTACTGTTGGTTGCCAATAATCACATGATGACCACCCTACCCCTGACGGTGAAAACCGTCAGCTACGACCCCATGAAAGATTTTGCGCCGGTGGCGGTGATCGCCAAGTTCGAGCATATCTTTGTGGTCGGTAAAACCACGCCGGCCCATACCTTGCAGGAGTACGTGGAACTGGTCCGTAAAGAACCGGAGAAGTACGGCCATTACGGTATTCCCGCTCCTGGCAGCGCCCCCCAGTTCATGGGCTATAGCATTGCCAAGAAGAACGATATCCAGATGTCCCCCGTACCGTACAAAGGGGGCGCCCCCCTGATCAACGACCTGTTGGGTGACCATATCCCTGCTGGCGTGGATGCGGTGGGCATGATTACCGAGCATGTCGCCGCCGGTTCGGTGCGGGTGCTGGGAATTACCGGGGCTGAACGCCTGCCTATTTTGAAGGACGTGCCTACTTTTGCAGAAATGGGCTATGGCGACCTGAAAGCGTCGGGCTGGATGGGGATTTTTGCCCCGCTGGGCATGGAGCCGGAGATGGTCAAACAGTTCCAGGATGCCTTCAATGAAGTGGCCAAGCTGCCACGCATTGAAAGCGCGATTGTGCCGATTGGCTTCCGACCCGAGTCGGGCGATGCGCAGGAGCTATCGCGCATTGTTCAGGATGATCTGGATACTTGGGGACCCATCATCAAGGAGTCGGGGTATTTGCAGCAGTAA
- a CDS encoding catalase: protein MSNKTLTTAAGRPVEENQNSMTAGPRGPVLMQDYWLLEKLAHFDRERIPERVVHAKGSGAFGTFTVTHDISQYSMAKVFKPGSQTPVFLRFSTVAGEAGAADAERDVRGFAIKFYTEDGNWDLVGNNTPVFFIRDPLKFPDFIHTQKRDPRSHLRNMSAAWDFWSLSPESLHQVTILMSDRGLPCNLRQQHGFGSHTYSLINDKGERHWVKFHFKSQQGIANYTNEEAAKVVGQDRESSQRDLYENIEKGNFPRWALRIQIMTEEQARTYHINPFDVTKVWPHGDFPLIDVGMLELNENPTNYFAQVEQAAFTPANLVPGIGHSPDRMLQGRIFSYGDTQRYRLGVNHGLLPVNAPRCPFHSYHRDGAMRTGDNNGGTINYEPNSQGQWQQAPRSEPPLALDGQPADHWDHRVDDDYYSQPGNLFRLFNDEEKQRLFSNIADAMAGVPKEIIERQLGHFTKADPAYGAGVKAELTKRGQL, encoded by the coding sequence ATGAGCAACAAAACCCTGACGACTGCCGCTGGCCGCCCTGTGGAGGAGAACCAGAACTCCATGACAGCCGGCCCTCGTGGTCCCGTCCTGATGCAGGATTATTGGCTGCTGGAGAAGCTGGCTCACTTTGACCGTGAACGCATCCCCGAGCGTGTCGTACACGCCAAAGGTTCGGGCGCTTTCGGCACGTTTACCGTCACGCACGACATCAGTCAGTACAGCATGGCCAAGGTCTTTAAACCAGGTAGCCAGACCCCCGTTTTCTTACGTTTTTCCACCGTAGCTGGTGAAGCAGGAGCCGCCGATGCAGAACGCGACGTTCGAGGATTTGCCATCAAGTTCTATACCGAAGACGGAAACTGGGACCTCGTGGGCAATAACACTCCTGTCTTCTTTATACGGGATCCACTGAAGTTCCCCGACTTCATCCACACACAGAAACGCGACCCGCGCAGCCACCTGCGCAATATGAGCGCCGCCTGGGATTTCTGGTCCTTATCGCCCGAGTCCCTGCACCAGGTCACCATCTTGATGAGCGACCGCGGCTTGCCCTGTAACCTTCGTCAACAGCATGGTTTCGGTTCGCACACTTACAGCCTGATCAACGACAAGGGCGAGCGCCACTGGGTGAAATTCCACTTCAAATCCCAGCAAGGCATTGCCAACTACACCAACGAAGAAGCGGCCAAAGTCGTGGGTCAGGACCGCGAAAGCTCGCAGCGCGATCTGTACGAGAACATTGAAAAGGGCAATTTTCCACGCTGGGCGCTGCGCATTCAGATCATGACCGAAGAGCAGGCGCGCACCTACCACATCAACCCCTTTGACGTGACCAAGGTCTGGCCACATGGCGACTTCCCGCTGATCGATGTGGGCATGCTGGAACTGAACGAGAACCCTACCAACTACTTCGCCCAAGTTGAACAAGCCGCCTTTACACCTGCCAACCTGGTGCCCGGTATTGGCCACTCGCCCGACCGCATGCTGCAAGGCCGTATCTTTTCCTACGGCGACACTCAGCGCTACCGTCTAGGCGTGAACCACGGCCTGCTGCCGGTGAACGCACCACGTTGTCCGTTCCACAGCTACCACCGCGATGGTGCCATGCGTACAGGCGACAATAACGGCGGCACGATCAACTACGAGCCCAACAGCCAAGGTCAATGGCAACAGGCTCCCCGCAGCGAACCGCCTCTGGCGTTGGACGGTCAGCCGGCAGATCACTGGGATCACCGCGTAGATGATGATTACTACTCGCAGCCCGGCAATCTGTTCCGCCTGTTCAACGACGAGGAAAAGCAGCGTCTGTTCAGCAATATTGCCGACGCCATGGCCGGTGTTCCCAAGGAAATCATCGAGCGTCAGCTGGGCCACTTCACCAAGGCAGACCCTGCCTACGGTGCTGGAGTAAAAGCAGAACTGACAAAACGCGGTCAGCTTTAA
- a CDS encoding TetR/AcrR family transcriptional regulator: MMKNTKRDTILETALRLFSQYGYGNVGIERIISESDVARMTVYKQFGTKDGLIKETLELRHRNFMEDLLQYLEPHERYQDKIQALFQWHQSWFQSPDFHGCMFIKASEEFGAVNPQPCAIAQEHKLAILALIEAILQEPFGDKAHQQALLVFICLEGLIVHANMFPGKDLTQDIYQALQPLLAP, from the coding sequence ATGATGAAAAACACGAAGCGCGATACGATTTTGGAAACGGCCCTGCGCCTTTTCAGCCAGTACGGCTACGGCAATGTCGGAATTGAACGCATCATTTCCGAATCCGATGTGGCCCGCATGACGGTCTACAAGCAATTTGGCACCAAAGATGGCTTGATCAAAGAGACGCTGGAGTTGCGACACCGCAATTTCATGGAAGACTTGCTGCAGTATCTGGAGCCGCATGAACGCTATCAGGACAAGATTCAGGCGCTGTTCCAGTGGCATCAAAGCTGGTTCCAGTCACCGGATTTCCATGGCTGTATGTTCATCAAGGCATCGGAAGAATTCGGGGCGGTGAACCCTCAGCCTTGCGCGATTGCACAAGAGCACAAGCTAGCTATCTTGGCACTGATAGAAGCGATTTTGCAGGAGCCTTTTGGTGACAAGGCCCACCAGCAAGCTTTGCTGGTTTTCATTTGCCTGGAAGGCCTGATCGTCCATGCCAATATGTTCCCCGGCAAGGATCTGACTCAAGACATTTACCAAGCCTTACAGCCTTTGCTGGCACCCTGA
- a CDS encoding HPP family protein: MRFLFSRIQGGGVLPPRPQSKQVLLSFLGGTIGIMVIAYLTQQFGLPLMMAPFGATCALLFAAPDSPLAQPRSVIGGHFIASLVGVVIAKYVGAGPVEMGLAVGLAIALMHASRTLHAPAGADPLVILLAGEVSWSYLFVPSLLGSIVLVAIAVVINNVGHEKAWPKYWY; this comes from the coding sequence ATGCGCTTTCTATTTTCTCGAATTCAAGGGGGCGGTGTACTGCCGCCTCGGCCACAAAGCAAGCAGGTTTTGCTCAGTTTTCTGGGAGGAACTATAGGCATCATGGTGATTGCCTATTTGACACAGCAGTTTGGCTTGCCCTTGATGATGGCGCCCTTCGGAGCGACCTGTGCTCTGCTGTTCGCAGCACCCGACTCACCCTTGGCGCAGCCACGCAGCGTGATCGGTGGCCATTTCATTGCCAGCCTGGTGGGTGTGGTGATTGCCAAGTATGTGGGTGCCGGTCCTGTCGAGATGGGACTGGCGGTGGGCTTGGCTATTGCCTTGATGCATGCCAGCCGTACCTTGCATGCCCCGGCTGGTGCTGATCCGCTGGTTATCTTGCTGGCCGGTGAGGTCTCGTGGTCTTACTTGTTTGTGCCCTCTTTGCTGGGCTCTATCGTGTTGGTGGCGATCGCTGTGGTGATCAACAACGTGGGGCACGAGAAAGCCTGGCCCAAGTATTGGTATTGA
- the mnmE gene encoding tRNA uridine-5-carboxymethylaminomethyl(34) synthesis GTPase MnmE — translation MSSSSPIVAIATAPGRGGIGVIRVSGKELDALIHTLFGRTLQARHAHFLPFKDAQGEAIDEGIALFFKGPHSYTGEDVLELQGHGGPAVLRRLLDRCLEAGKDQGLRLAEPGEFTQRAFLNDRLDLAQAEAVADLIDASSEAAARSAVASLSGVFSNKVNTLADRIIHLRMLVEATLDFPEEEIDFLEKYQAAATLQGIQDELERILQHSRQGAILREGLHVVLAGQPNVGKSSLLNALAGEDVAIVTDIAGTTRDRVMQLIHIDGIPLHIVDTAGLRDTEDTVERIGIARTWDEIAKANVIVHLLDARNPQDELDSAITTRLPSHVPVLRVYNKIDLLTAEQQAALPAQESGATVLPISARKDIGLDTLRRTLLDIAGWNPGSESPWLARERHLRALERAEYHLGLAAEHATHSDQVLDLFAEELRLAHLDLCSITGEFSSDDLLGEIFSSFCIGK, via the coding sequence ATGTCCAGCTCTTCCCCTATTGTGGCTATTGCCACCGCCCCCGGCCGGGGTGGTATTGGTGTCATCCGTGTGTCCGGCAAAGAGCTTGATGCTCTGATCCACACCCTGTTTGGCCGTACGCTGCAAGCGCGTCATGCCCACTTTTTGCCCTTCAAGGATGCACAAGGCGAGGCAATCGACGAGGGCATTGCACTGTTCTTTAAAGGCCCGCACTCCTATACCGGCGAAGACGTGCTGGAACTGCAAGGCCACGGCGGCCCGGCTGTTCTGCGTCGCCTACTGGATCGCTGCCTGGAAGCAGGTAAAGATCAGGGCCTGCGACTGGCTGAACCGGGAGAATTCACCCAACGCGCCTTCTTGAATGACAGGCTGGACCTGGCTCAGGCCGAGGCCGTGGCCGACTTGATTGACGCCTCCTCGGAGGCCGCTGCCCGCAGTGCCGTCGCCTCCCTGTCGGGCGTGTTTTCCAATAAGGTCAACACCCTGGCTGACCGCATCATTCACCTGCGCATGCTGGTGGAAGCCACGCTGGACTTTCCCGAAGAAGAAATCGACTTCCTGGAAAAATACCAGGCGGCGGCCACCCTGCAAGGCATACAGGACGAGCTGGAACGCATCCTGCAGCATTCGCGTCAGGGGGCGATTCTGCGCGAGGGCCTGCACGTTGTACTGGCCGGTCAGCCCAATGTGGGCAAATCCAGCCTGCTCAACGCACTGGCCGGTGAAGACGTGGCTATCGTGACCGATATTGCCGGCACCACCCGCGACCGTGTCATGCAGCTAATCCACATTGACGGCATCCCGCTACACATCGTGGATACCGCCGGTTTGCGTGACACCGAGGACACCGTCGAGCGCATCGGTATCGCCCGTACCTGGGACGAAATCGCCAAAGCCAACGTGATCGTGCACCTGCTCGATGCTCGCAACCCGCAAGACGAGCTGGACAGTGCCATTACCACTCGCCTGCCATCACATGTACCCGTGCTGCGCGTCTATAACAAGATAGACTTGCTGACAGCAGAACAACAGGCAGCCTTGCCTGCACAGGAAAGCGGCGCCACCGTGCTACCGATTTCTGCCCGTAAGGATATAGGTCTGGACACACTGCGCCGCACCTTGCTGGATATCGCCGGCTGGAACCCCGGCAGTGAATCCCCCTGGCTGGCGCGGGAACGACACCTGCGCGCCTTGGAGCGCGCAGAATACCACCTGGGCCTGGCCGCAGAGCACGCTACGCACAGCGATCAAGTGCTGGACCTGTTTGCCGAAGAACTGCGCTTGGCACATCTGGATTTATGCTCAATTACCGGCGAGTTCAGCAGCGATGATTTGCTGGGGGAGATTTTCTCCAGTTTTTGTATTGGGAAGTGA
- a CDS encoding ornithine cyclodeaminase family protein — protein sequence MQLSVYVAKAQEVYEGLDMGAAIDLMRQGFIAMQQGRIDQPLRTIVRSHLSSGFLGMMPACIDMPEIYPEPLYGAKMGTLFPDNVRLGKDPHQGCVLLMSGLTGETRAILDASSVTALRTAAVSGLATDMLARPDASVLTLFGGGHQALWQLRAVAQVRRLSKVFVLTRSAQSAQHFIEQAQASLNCPLIAGVSAQEAVSQSDMVLTATSSATPVLQREWLRPGTHITAMGSSTPASSELDGPTMTAGRLFVDRAQSTRNESGEFLNACKQGYLSADTELNELGAVLEGQAAGRNDNQEITIFKSLGLAFEDVLTAAALLSRHAAQGNGRVVEL from the coding sequence ATGCAGCTTAGCGTTTATGTAGCAAAGGCCCAGGAAGTATATGAAGGGCTGGATATGGGGGCGGCGATTGATCTGATGCGCCAGGGTTTTATCGCCATGCAGCAAGGGCGTATTGACCAGCCCTTGCGTACGATTGTGCGCAGCCATTTGTCCAGCGGTTTTCTGGGCATGATGCCTGCCTGCATTGATATGCCGGAGATTTATCCCGAGCCTTTGTACGGTGCCAAGATGGGCACCCTGTTTCCAGACAATGTGCGCTTGGGTAAAGACCCCCATCAAGGCTGCGTGCTCTTGATGAGCGGTTTGACTGGCGAGACGCGTGCCATTCTGGATGCCAGCAGCGTGACGGCATTGCGCACTGCGGCGGTCAGTGGCTTGGCCACCGATATGTTGGCGCGTCCGGATGCCAGCGTGCTGACCTTGTTTGGCGGCGGACATCAAGCCTTGTGGCAATTGCGCGCCGTGGCGCAAGTGCGTCGTTTGAGCAAGGTGTTTGTGCTTACCCGCTCTGCACAATCGGCCCAGCATTTTATTGAGCAAGCCCAGGCATCTTTGAACTGCCCCTTGATAGCGGGCGTCTCGGCCCAGGAAGCCGTGTCCCAGTCGGATATGGTACTGACGGCCACCAGCTCTGCCACGCCTGTTTTGCAGCGCGAATGGCTGCGCCCTGGAACGCACATCACCGCCATGGGTTCCAGCACACCTGCCAGCAGTGAACTGGATGGACCCACCATGACGGCAGGCCGTTTATTTGTGGACCGCGCGCAATCGACTCGCAATGAGTCGGGCGAATTTTTGAATGCGTGTAAACAGGGTTACTTGTCAGCCGATACTGAGCTGAACGAGTTGGGGGCGGTCCTGGAGGGGCAAGCCGCAGGCCGCAATGACAACCAAGAAATCACGATTTTTAAATCCTTGGGATTGGCATTTGAGGATGTATTGACGGCGGCTGCCTTGTTAAGCCGTCATGCCGCACAAGGCAATGGACGAGTAGTAGAACTTTAA
- the argE gene encoding acetylornithine deacetylase, translated as MTALFDPTAYPSTSVEWIKKLIAYDTTSRESNLELIHDVQAYLQQQGLETVLTHDASGRKANLFATIPAADGTRTGGIVLSGHTDVVPVDGQNWSSDPFKAEVRDDRLYGRGTCDMKGFVGVTLQLVPEMLATRLAKPIHLAYSYDEEVGCVGAPVMIDDLVRRGVQPEGCVVGEPTSMRTIVAHKGINAYRCRVHGHAAHSSLTPKGVNAIEHAARIITAIRDLADDYKSMGPYDHDFDVPFTTLQTSMIRGGIALNTVPDLCEFEFEYRNLPGVDPEPILQEIREFIDLKVLPAMRREHPDAVVELEKLASAPGLNPEEQAAITKLVRELTRDDTVRKVAYGTEAGLFQQAGIPSIICGPGNIEQAHRPDEYVELAQVEQCEQFLRALIRSQAVTD; from the coding sequence ATGACTGCGTTGTTTGATCCTACTGCTTATCCCTCTACCTCGGTGGAATGGATAAAAAAACTGATTGCTTATGATACGACAAGCCGGGAATCCAACCTGGAACTGATTCACGACGTACAGGCCTATTTACAGCAGCAAGGGCTGGAAACCGTGCTGACGCATGACGCCAGCGGCCGCAAGGCCAATCTGTTTGCCACTATTCCGGCAGCCGATGGCACACGTACCGGTGGCATTGTTCTGTCGGGCCACACTGATGTGGTGCCCGTAGATGGCCAGAACTGGAGCAGCGACCCCTTCAAGGCTGAGGTTCGTGACGATCGTCTGTATGGCCGTGGCACGTGCGACATGAAAGGCTTTGTCGGTGTGACCCTGCAATTGGTTCCTGAGATGTTGGCGACCAGGCTGGCCAAACCCATCCACCTGGCCTATTCATACGACGAAGAAGTGGGTTGTGTGGGTGCGCCTGTCATGATTGATGATCTGGTCCGTCGCGGCGTTCAGCCCGAAGGTTGCGTGGTGGGTGAACCCACCAGCATGCGTACCATCGTGGCACATAAGGGCATTAACGCCTATCGCTGCCGCGTACATGGTCATGCCGCTCATTCCTCGCTGACCCCCAAGGGTGTGAACGCGATTGAACATGCGGCACGCATCATCACGGCTATTCGTGATCTGGCCGACGACTACAAGAGCATGGGCCCTTACGACCACGATTTCGACGTGCCCTTCACCACCTTGCAGACCAGCATGATCCGGGGCGGTATCGCCTTGAATACTGTTCCTGACCTATGCGAATTCGAGTTTGAATACCGCAATCTGCCCGGTGTGGACCCCGAGCCGATCTTGCAAGAGATCCGCGAATTCATCGACCTGAAAGTCCTGCCCGCCATGCGCCGCGAGCATCCCGATGCTGTGGTGGAGCTGGAAAAGCTGGCCAGCGCCCCCGGCCTGAATCCCGAAGAACAAGCTGCCATTACCAAGCTGGTACGTGAACTGACGCGGGACGACACGGTACGAAAAGTGGCCTATGGCACAGAAGCAGGTCTGTTCCAGCAAGCCGGTATCCCTTCGATTATTTGTGGCCCCGGCAATATCGAGCAGGCCCACCGCCCCGATGAGTACGTGGAATTGGCCCAGGTGGAGCAGTGCGAGCAGTTCTTGCGTGCTCTGATTCGCAGCCAGGCCGTGACCGATTAA
- a CDS encoding virulence RhuM family protein, with protein MSQKLMAELFGVDVRTVNEHLKNIFASNELASEATIRKFRIVQQEGNRDVKRLVDFYNLDAIISVGYRVNSIRATQFRQWATHILREFAIKGYLIDRQRMENGSFLNEDYFEQLLAEIREIRLRERRFYQKITDIYATSVDYNKNAPTSKSFFAKVQNKLHYAIHGQTAAELIHQRADSSQAHTGLTSWANAPNGKILKTDISIAKNYLKQDELDALGRIVNAYLELAENRARRKIPMTMEDWAKRLDMFLEFDDREILQDSGKISAKLAQTHAESEFEKYRVIQDRLFESDFDKAIKELGSSNSEADH; from the coding sequence TTGTCTCAGAAGCTGATGGCGGAGCTTTTTGGCGTTGATGTACGCACGGTCAATGAGCACTTAAAAAATATCTTTGCCAGCAATGAACTGGCTTCCGAGGCAACTATCCGGAAATTCCGGATAGTTCAGCAAGAAGGTAATCGGGACGTAAAGCGTCTGGTGGACTTCTATAACCTCGACGCCATTATTTCCGTTGGCTACCGGGTCAACTCCATCCGTGCCACCCAATTCCGCCAATGGGCCACCCACATCCTGCGCGAATTTGCGATCAAGGGATACCTGATTGATCGTCAGCGCATGGAGAACGGCAGTTTTCTAAACGAAGACTACTTTGAGCAGTTGCTGGCAGAAATCCGCGAAATACGCCTACGCGAACGGCGCTTCTACCAGAAGATCACCGATATCTACGCAACCAGCGTGGACTACAACAAGAATGCCCCGACCAGTAAATCCTTCTTTGCCAAGGTGCAGAACAAGCTGCATTACGCCATTCACGGCCAAACTGCAGCGGAGCTTATTCATCAGCGTGCCGACAGCAGCCAAGCCCATACGGGACTTACCTCCTGGGCCAATGCTCCCAATGGAAAAATACTGAAAACAGACATCAGTATTGCCAAGAACTACCTGAAACAAGACGAGCTGGATGCCTTGGGGCGCATCGTCAATGCCTATCTGGAGCTGGCTGAAAACCGTGCCCGCCGCAAAATCCCCATGACCATGGAAGACTGGGCCAAACGCCTAGATATGTTTCTGGAGTTCGACGACCGGGAAATTCTGCAAGATAGCGGCAAGATTTCTGCCAAGCTGGCCCAGACTCATGCTGAAAGCGAGTTCGAGAAATATCGCGTCATACAAGATCGCTTGTTTGAGAGTGACTTTGATAAAGCAATAAAAGAACTAGGCTCCTCAAATTCGGAAGCTGATCACTAA